A part of Onthophagus taurus isolate NC chromosome 7, IU_Otau_3.0, whole genome shotgun sequence genomic DNA contains:
- the LOC111416642 gene encoding L-asparaginase isoform X1 → MPSCVEEIRKVLVLYTGGTIGMVKNDDGVYIPASNRFIQKIKSYPELHNEQVLSKYIEGIPEEDYLIMPQIHNRNTILYTIKEYNPLLDSSNMSVDDWVRIVKDIESFYDYYDGFVILHGTDTLAYTASALSFMLEDLQKAVIVTGSQIPIFEVRSDAKDNFLSSLIFAGCYKIPEVCVCFANQLLRGNRTVKFSSCNLEAFNSPNYGPLGIVGINFEVYPNNIAKINNTKTLKVYTEMSKNVAMIQLFPTISADMLIAFLKPPTMGVIIESYGIGNIPSKRADLLDVLVQAIKRDVIVVNITQCCQGTVDSTYETGKILEQLGIIPGHDMTVEAALSKLSYVLGLSLSLTAKKQLMKTNLRGELTQH, encoded by the exons ATGCCTTCTTGTGTtgaagaaataagaaaagtcTTGGTATTATACACTGGGGGAACAATCGGAATGGTTAAAAATGATGATGGTG TTTACATTCCAGCATCGAATAGATTTATCcagaaaattaaatcataTCCAGAACTTCATAATGAACAAGTTTTATCGAAGTATATTGAAGGAATACCCGAAGAAGATTATCTTATTATGCC ACAAATCCATAACAGAAACACTATTTTATACACCATAAAGGAATATAATCCATTATTAGATTCTAGCAATATGTCTGTAGATGATTGGGTAAGAATTGTCAAAGATATCGAG agtttttatgattattatgatGGATTTGTTATATTACATGGTACTGATACTTTAGCTTACACCGCATCAGCTTTATCTTTTATGTTAGAAGATTTACAAAAAGCTGTTATTGTAACTGGATCTCAG atACCAATTTTTGAAGTAAGAAGCGACGCGAAAGATAACTTCTTGTCTTCATTGATTTTCGCAGGATGTTACAAAATCCCGGAAGTTTGCGTTTGTTTTGCAAATCAGCTTTTACGAGGAAATCGTACGGTTAAATTTAGTTCCTGCAACTTAGAAGCGTTTAATTCACCCAATTACGGTCCTCTTGGTATTGTtggaattaattttgaag TGtatcctaacaatattgcgaaaattaataatacaaaaactttGAAAGTATATACAGAAATGAGTAAAAACGTTGCGATGATTCAATTATTTCCTACAATTTCTGCAGATatg TTAATAGCTTTTTTGAAACCACCAACTATGGGTGTAATTATTGAAAGTTACGGAATAGGAAACATACCATCGAAAAGGGCCGATTTACTAGACGTATTGGTTCAAGCAataaaacgtgatgttatcgTTGTTAATATTACTCAATGCTGCCAAGGAACTGTAGATTCGACGTACGAAACTGGAAAAATTCTGGAACAATTAGGAATTATACCCGGACACGATATGACTGTGGAAGCGGCTTTATCTAAATTATCATACGTTTTAGGTTTATCACTTTCGTTAACTGCGAAAAAACAA CttatgaaaacaaatttaCGAGGAGAATTAACACAAcattaa
- the LOC111416668 gene encoding microsomal glutathione S-transferase 1 isoform X2 has protein sequence MVNSILEIINLDSPVFRGYVFYSSVLVLKTMIMAPLTGRQRFRNKAFANPEDAEPRKLKPKIDENVERVRRAHLNDLENIPIFFVAGFGYMLTNPAVGTALMLFRVFTIARFVHTLVYAVVVVPQPSRALAWATGYFITGFMAVKTLMHFL, from the exons atggttaattcaattttggaaattataaatttggaTAGCcctgtttttagaggttacgTTTTTTATTCATCCGTCTTGGTTCTTAAAACTATGATAATGGCACCTCTTACTGGTCGACAAAGATTTAGGAATAAG gcTTTCGCTAATCCAGAAGACGCTGAACCAAGGAAACTCAAACCAAAAATAGATGAAAATGTAGAAAGAGTAAGGAGGGCTCATTTGAATGATTTAGAAAACATCCCAATCTTCTTCGTAGCTGGATttggttacatgttaaccaACCCAGCAGTTGGAACCGCTTTGATGCTCTTCAGAGTGTTTACCATTGCTAGATTCGTCCATACATTGGTTTATGCAGTTGTTGTGGTTCCACAACCCTCAAGAGCATTAGCTTGGGCTACCGGTTATTTTATCACTGGTTTTATGGCTGTGAAGACCCTTATGCACTTcttataa
- the LOC111416642 gene encoding L-asparaginase isoform X2, giving the protein MVKNDDGVYIPASNRFIQKIKSYPELHNEQVLSKYIEGIPEEDYLIMPQIHNRNTILYTIKEYNPLLDSSNMSVDDWVRIVKDIESFYDYYDGFVILHGTDTLAYTASALSFMLEDLQKAVIVTGSQIPIFEVRSDAKDNFLSSLIFAGCYKIPEVCVCFANQLLRGNRTVKFSSCNLEAFNSPNYGPLGIVGINFEVYPNNIAKINNTKTLKVYTEMSKNVAMIQLFPTISADMLIAFLKPPTMGVIIESYGIGNIPSKRADLLDVLVQAIKRDVIVVNITQCCQGTVDSTYETGKILEQLGIIPGHDMTVEAALSKLSYVLGLSLSLTAKKQLMKTNLRGELTQH; this is encoded by the exons ATGGTTAAAAATGATGATGGTG TTTACATTCCAGCATCGAATAGATTTATCcagaaaattaaatcataTCCAGAACTTCATAATGAACAAGTTTTATCGAAGTATATTGAAGGAATACCCGAAGAAGATTATCTTATTATGCC ACAAATCCATAACAGAAACACTATTTTATACACCATAAAGGAATATAATCCATTATTAGATTCTAGCAATATGTCTGTAGATGATTGGGTAAGAATTGTCAAAGATATCGAG agtttttatgattattatgatGGATTTGTTATATTACATGGTACTGATACTTTAGCTTACACCGCATCAGCTTTATCTTTTATGTTAGAAGATTTACAAAAAGCTGTTATTGTAACTGGATCTCAG atACCAATTTTTGAAGTAAGAAGCGACGCGAAAGATAACTTCTTGTCTTCATTGATTTTCGCAGGATGTTACAAAATCCCGGAAGTTTGCGTTTGTTTTGCAAATCAGCTTTTACGAGGAAATCGTACGGTTAAATTTAGTTCCTGCAACTTAGAAGCGTTTAATTCACCCAATTACGGTCCTCTTGGTATTGTtggaattaattttgaag TGtatcctaacaatattgcgaaaattaataatacaaaaactttGAAAGTATATACAGAAATGAGTAAAAACGTTGCGATGATTCAATTATTTCCTACAATTTCTGCAGATatg TTAATAGCTTTTTTGAAACCACCAACTATGGGTGTAATTATTGAAAGTTACGGAATAGGAAACATACCATCGAAAAGGGCCGATTTACTAGACGTATTGGTTCAAGCAataaaacgtgatgttatcgTTGTTAATATTACTCAATGCTGCCAAGGAACTGTAGATTCGACGTACGAAACTGGAAAAATTCTGGAACAATTAGGAATTATACCCGGACACGATATGACTGTGGAAGCGGCTTTATCTAAATTATCATACGTTTTAGGTTTATCACTTTCGTTAACTGCGAAAAAACAA CttatgaaaacaaatttaCGAGGAGAATTAACACAAcattaa
- the LOC111416642 gene encoding L-asparaginase isoform X3, which translates to MPQIHNRNTILYTIKEYNPLLDSSNMSVDDWVRIVKDIESFYDYYDGFVILHGTDTLAYTASALSFMLEDLQKAVIVTGSQIPIFEVRSDAKDNFLSSLIFAGCYKIPEVCVCFANQLLRGNRTVKFSSCNLEAFNSPNYGPLGIVGINFEVYPNNIAKINNTKTLKVYTEMSKNVAMIQLFPTISADMLIAFLKPPTMGVIIESYGIGNIPSKRADLLDVLVQAIKRDVIVVNITQCCQGTVDSTYETGKILEQLGIIPGHDMTVEAALSKLSYVLGLSLSLTAKKQLMKTNLRGELTQH; encoded by the exons ATGCC ACAAATCCATAACAGAAACACTATTTTATACACCATAAAGGAATATAATCCATTATTAGATTCTAGCAATATGTCTGTAGATGATTGGGTAAGAATTGTCAAAGATATCGAG agtttttatgattattatgatGGATTTGTTATATTACATGGTACTGATACTTTAGCTTACACCGCATCAGCTTTATCTTTTATGTTAGAAGATTTACAAAAAGCTGTTATTGTAACTGGATCTCAG atACCAATTTTTGAAGTAAGAAGCGACGCGAAAGATAACTTCTTGTCTTCATTGATTTTCGCAGGATGTTACAAAATCCCGGAAGTTTGCGTTTGTTTTGCAAATCAGCTTTTACGAGGAAATCGTACGGTTAAATTTAGTTCCTGCAACTTAGAAGCGTTTAATTCACCCAATTACGGTCCTCTTGGTATTGTtggaattaattttgaag TGtatcctaacaatattgcgaaaattaataatacaaaaactttGAAAGTATATACAGAAATGAGTAAAAACGTTGCGATGATTCAATTATTTCCTACAATTTCTGCAGATatg TTAATAGCTTTTTTGAAACCACCAACTATGGGTGTAATTATTGAAAGTTACGGAATAGGAAACATACCATCGAAAAGGGCCGATTTACTAGACGTATTGGTTCAAGCAataaaacgtgatgttatcgTTGTTAATATTACTCAATGCTGCCAAGGAACTGTAGATTCGACGTACGAAACTGGAAAAATTCTGGAACAATTAGGAATTATACCCGGACACGATATGACTGTGGAAGCGGCTTTATCTAAATTATCATACGTTTTAGGTTTATCACTTTCGTTAACTGCGAAAAAACAA CttatgaaaacaaatttaCGAGGAGAATTAACACAAcattaa
- the LOC111416668 gene encoding microsomal glutathione S-transferase 1 isoform X1: MNEGGVLEILNLTNPIFKGYIFYSALLVLKVLAMAVLTATQRFKRKAFANPEDAEPRKLKPKIDENVERVRRAHLNDLENIPIFFVAGFGYMLTNPAVGTALMLFRVFTIARFVHTLVYAVVVVPQPSRALAWATGYFITGFMAVKTLMHFL; encoded by the exons aTGAATGAAGGAGGggttttagaaattttaaatttaaccaatcCCATTTTTAAGGGATACATTTTCTATTCCGCACTTTTAGTACTAAAAGTTCTTGCAATGGCTGTGTTAACAGCTACACAACGTTTTAAGCGTAAg gcTTTCGCTAATCCAGAAGACGCTGAACCAAGGAAACTCAAACCAAAAATAGATGAAAATGTAGAAAGAGTAAGGAGGGCTCATTTGAATGATTTAGAAAACATCCCAATCTTCTTCGTAGCTGGATttggttacatgttaaccaACCCAGCAGTTGGAACCGCTTTGATGCTCTTCAGAGTGTTTACCATTGCTAGATTCGTCCATACATTGGTTTATGCAGTTGTTGTGGTTCCACAACCCTCAAGAGCATTAGCTTGGGCTACCGGTTATTTTATCACTGGTTTTATGGCTGTGAAGACCCTTATGCACTTcttataa
- the LOC111416641 gene encoding cystathionine beta-synthase, translating into MTSLTWSMADFIRPDKPSKCTWSKDAEPTSTPHTIEKLEPPKKILPNILHHVGNTPMVRLNRIPQQEGLKCEVLVKCEFFNPGGSVKDRIGYRMVIDAEKDGKLKPGSTIIEPTSGNTGIGLAMAAAVKGYRCIIVMPEKMSNEKVCALRALGAEIVRTPTAAAFDDPEGLICVAQKLMKEIPNSIILDQYRNPGNPLAHYDGTAMEIYEQTGGNVDMVVAGAGTGGTVTGLGRKIKELMPNCKLVAIDPEGSILAQPESLNKSDVTYYELEGIGYDFIPTVLDRSIVDKWMKVNDSMALPMARRLIKDEGLLCGGSSGAAMAIAVKAAKNLKEGQRCVVLLPDGIRNYMTKFASDQWMEVRNLKPLINTQNHWWWNEKLSKLDLKTPLTISADTSCAKTLSTLKEKVLEHITIMDKKSVVGVATITTIMNAFVAGKIKLSDPVKLAMEKKVFKVSPDTSLGMMSRILEVEPYVIVVKSVEGVDVVEGFVRSVDMMQYITENGKN; encoded by the exons ATGACTTCTTTAACGTGGTCGATGGCCGATTTTATCAGACCGGATAAACCATCTAAATGTACATGGAGTAAAGATGCCGAACCTACATCTACCCCTCATACAATAGAAAAATT ggaaccaccaaaaaaaattcttcctAATATTTTACATCATGTTGGAAATACTCCCATGGTGAGATTAAATAGGATTCCTCAACAAGAAGGACTTAAATGTGAAGTTT TGGTAAAATGCGAATTTTTCAATCCTGGTGGGTCCGTAAAAGACAGAATCGGTTATCGGATGGTTATTGACGCTGAAAAAGATGGCAAATTAAAGCCGGGAAGCACAATAATTGAGCCAACTTCCGGTAATACCGGAATTGGTTTAGCTATGGCTGCTGCAGTAAAAG gttaCAGATGCATTATCGTCATGCcagaaaaaatgtcaaatgaaAAAGTATGCGCTCTTAGAGCATTGGGCGCTGAAATCGTAAGAACGCCAACAGCAGCTGCTTTCGATGATCCGGAAGGCTTAATATGCGTAGCTCAAAAATTGATGAAGGAAATACCAAATTCAATCATTTTGGATCAGTATAGAAATCCTGGAAATCCTTTAGCTCATTATGATGGTACAGCAATGGAAATTTATGAACAAACCGGTGGAAACGTTGATATGGTCGTTGCTGGAGCTGGAACTGGAGGGACTGTAACTGGATTGGGaagaaaaattaaggaattaatGCCGAATTGTAAGCTGGTTGCTATTGATCCAGAAGGATCTATTTTAGCGCAACCTgaatctttaaataaatctgATGTCACTTACTACGAACTTGAAGGAATTGGTTACGATTTCATTCCAACGGTTTTGGATAGATCCATCGTTGATAAATGGATGAAAGTTAATGATTCTATGGCTTTACCTATGGCAAGAAGATTAATTAAAGATGAAGGGCTACTTTgtg gcGGAAGTAGTGGTGCTGCAATGGCAATAGCAGTAAAAGCAGCTAAAAACTTAAAAGAGGGTCAACGTTGCGTTGTTCTTTTACCCGATGGAATCAGAAATTACATGACAAAATTCGCATCCGACCAATGGATGGAAGTTCGCAACCTCAAACCATTAATTAACACTCAAAACCATTGGTGGTGGAAtgaaaaactttcaaaattagatttaaaaacaCCATTAACAATCAGTGCTGATACCAGTTGTGCCAAAACTTTAAGTACTTTAAAAGAGAAAGTATTAGAACATATAACTATTATGGACAAGAAATCAGTTGTTGGTGTAGCTACAATTACAACGATTATGAATGCATTCGTTGctggaaaaattaaattaagcgATCCCGTCAAATTAGCTATGGAAAAGAAGGTATTTAAGGTCTCTCCTGATACGTCATTGGGGATGATGTCAAGAATTTTGGAAGTTGAACCTTATGTGATTgttgttaaaa GTGTTGAAGGAGTAGACGTTGTTGAAGGTTTTGTAAGATCTGTTGATATGATGCAATATATTActgaaaatggaaaaaattaa